From Actinosynnema mirum DSM 43827, a single genomic window includes:
- a CDS encoding maltotransferase domain-containing protein: MSGRLGVDDVSPAVSCGRYPAKAVVGEHVPVRATVWREGHDAVAATVVWRGPEDRVARQTRMSPEGIGLDRWAAVIAPDTTGAWTFRVDAWSDPWSTWLHAVEVKVAAGQGADELANDLETGARLLDRVSRRPDRRREKPLLSNAAAALRDEGRPLTERVAPALAADVRRVMHEHPVRELVTKGKQHRVWVDRERAAFGSWYEFFPRSTGGVDESGVPVHGTFVTAARELDRVAAMGFDVVYLPPIHPIGRVNRKGPNNTLTATEDDCGSPWAIGSDEGGHDAIHPELGTEADFAAFVKRAAELDMEVALDLALQAAPDHPWVLKHPEWFTTRPDGTIAYAENPPKKYQDIYPVNFDNDPQGIYNEVLRVVLHWVDLGVKVFRVDNPHTKPPDFWAWLIWTVKDRHPDVLFLAEAFTRPARLYGLAKLGFTQSYTYFTWRTSKEELTEFALDHLAHWDEARPNLFVNTPDILHESLQHGGPGTFALRAALAATLSPTWGVYSGYELFEHQALKPGSEEYLNTEKFQLRPRDYAAAVAEGRSLEPWLRKLNGIRRAHPALRQMRTLRFHEVDNPALIAYSKQDPATGDTIVVVVSLDPNGSQEGTIRLDLPALGIDWHERLIAHDEVTGETWDWGQANYVKLEPWRATAHIVAVQRRFAG, from the coding sequence ATGAGCGGACGACTCGGTGTCGACGACGTCTCCCCAGCGGTGAGCTGCGGGCGCTACCCGGCGAAGGCCGTGGTCGGCGAGCACGTCCCGGTCCGGGCCACGGTGTGGCGCGAGGGCCACGACGCCGTGGCGGCCACCGTCGTGTGGCGCGGTCCCGAGGACCGCGTCGCCAGGCAGACCAGGATGTCCCCCGAGGGGATCGGCCTGGACCGCTGGGCGGCCGTGATCGCGCCCGACACCACCGGGGCCTGGACCTTCCGCGTCGACGCCTGGAGCGACCCGTGGTCGACCTGGCTGCACGCGGTGGAGGTCAAGGTCGCCGCGGGGCAGGGCGCCGACGAGCTGGCGAACGACCTGGAGACCGGCGCGCGGCTGCTCGACCGGGTCTCCCGCAGGCCGGACCGGCGCCGCGAGAAGCCGCTGCTGTCCAACGCCGCCGCCGCGCTGCGCGACGAGGGCAGGCCGCTGACCGAGCGGGTCGCCCCGGCGCTGGCCGCCGACGTGCGGCGGGTCATGCACGAGCACCCGGTGCGGGAGCTGGTCACCAAGGGCAAGCAGCACCGCGTCTGGGTGGACCGGGAGCGGGCCGCGTTCGGCTCCTGGTACGAGTTCTTCCCCCGCTCCACCGGCGGCGTCGACGAGTCCGGCGTCCCCGTGCACGGCACGTTCGTGACCGCCGCGCGCGAGCTGGACCGGGTGGCCGCGATGGGCTTCGACGTGGTGTACCTGCCGCCGATCCACCCGATCGGCCGGGTCAACCGCAAGGGCCCCAACAACACGCTGACCGCGACCGAGGACGACTGCGGCTCGCCGTGGGCGATCGGCTCGGACGAGGGCGGGCACGACGCGATCCACCCGGAGCTGGGCACGGAGGCCGACTTCGCGGCGTTCGTGAAGCGCGCCGCCGAGCTGGACATGGAGGTCGCGCTCGACCTCGCGCTCCAGGCCGCGCCGGACCACCCGTGGGTGCTCAAGCACCCGGAGTGGTTCACCACCCGCCCGGACGGCACGATCGCGTACGCGGAGAACCCGCCGAAGAAGTACCAGGACATCTACCCGGTCAACTTCGACAACGACCCGCAGGGCATCTACAACGAGGTGCTCCGGGTCGTGCTGCACTGGGTCGACCTGGGGGTGAAGGTCTTCCGGGTCGACAACCCGCACACCAAGCCTCCGGACTTCTGGGCGTGGCTGATCTGGACCGTGAAGGACCGGCACCCGGACGTGCTGTTCCTGGCCGAGGCGTTCACCCGCCCGGCGCGGCTGTACGGGCTGGCCAAGCTCGGGTTCACCCAGTCGTACACCTACTTCACCTGGCGCACCTCGAAGGAGGAGCTGACCGAGTTCGCGCTGGACCACCTCGCGCACTGGGACGAGGCCAGGCCGAACCTGTTCGTCAACACCCCGGACATCCTCCACGAGTCGCTCCAGCACGGCGGCCCCGGCACGTTCGCGCTGCGCGCGGCGCTGGCCGCCACGCTGTCGCCGACCTGGGGGGTGTACTCCGGCTACGAGCTGTTCGAGCACCAGGCGCTCAAGCCGGGCAGCGAGGAGTACCTGAACACGGAGAAGTTCCAGCTCCGGCCGCGCGACTACGCGGCGGCGGTGGCCGAGGGCCGCTCGCTGGAACCATGGCTGCGCAAGCTGAACGGCATCAGGCGGGCGCACCCGGCGCTGCGCCAGATGCGGACGCTGCGCTTCCACGAAGTCGACAACCCGGCCCTGATCGCCTACTCCAAGCAGGACCCGGCCACCGGTGACACGATCGTCGTGGTGGTCAGCCTCGACCCGAACGGGTCGCAGGAGGGGACCATCCGGCTCGACCTGCCCGCTCTCGGCATCGACTGGCACGAGCGCCTCATCGCGCACGACGAGGTCACCGGCGAGACGTGGGACTGGGGTCAGGCCAACTACGTGAAGCTCGAACCCTGGCGGGCGACGGCGCACATCGTCGCCGTGCAGCGCAGGTTCGCGGGCTAG